Proteins encoded together in one Geothermobacter ehrlichii window:
- the rplF gene encoding 50S ribosomal protein L6, with translation MSRIGKKPVSIPSGVKVALSGNCINVEGPKGKLSRVLNPAVSVEVDAETIQVRMVDDSKGTAMQGLTRSLIANMIEGVSKGFEKVLEINGVGYRADLQGKNLNLSLGFSHPVVYALPEGITAEVEKQTKIIVRGIDKELVGATAAKIRSFRTPEPYKGKGIKYADERIVRKAGKAGKK, from the coding sequence ATGTCTCGAATCGGAAAAAAGCCAGTCAGCATACCCTCGGGAGTCAAGGTCGCGCTCTCGGGTAACTGCATCAACGTCGAGGGTCCCAAGGGGAAGCTGAGCCGCGTTCTCAACCCTGCCGTGAGCGTCGAGGTCGATGCCGAGACGATTCAGGTCAGGATGGTCGACGACAGCAAGGGAACCGCCATGCAGGGCCTGACCCGCTCGCTGATTGCCAACATGATCGAAGGCGTCAGCAAGGGGTTTGAAAAGGTCCTCGAGATCAACGGCGTCGGTTACCGTGCCGATCTGCAGGGCAAGAACCTAAATCTGTCCCTCGGCTTCTCCCATCCCGTCGTCTACGCGCTGCCGGAAGGCATCACCGCCGAGGTGGAGAAGCAGACCAAGATCATCGTGCGCGGGATCGACAAGGAACTCGTGGGAGCTACCGCCGCCAAGATCCGGTCCTTCCGTACTCCCGAGCCCTACAAGGGCAAGGGGATCAAGTACGCCGACGAGCGCATCGTCCGGAAGGCCGGCAAGGCCGG